A single Camelus dromedarius isolate mCamDro1 chromosome 26, mCamDro1.pat, whole genome shotgun sequence DNA region contains:
- the KIN gene encoding DNA/RNA-binding protein KIN17 has protein sequence MGKSDFLTPKAIANRIKSKGLQKLRWYCQMCQKQCRDENGFKCHCMSESHQRQLLLASENPQQFMDYFSEEFRNDFLELLRRRFGTKRVHNNIVYNEYISHREHIHMNATQWETLTDFTKWLGREGLCKVDETPKGWYIQYIDRDPETIRRQLELEKKKKQDLDDEEKTAKFIQEQVRRGLEGKEQEAPIFTELSRENDEEKVTFNLNKGACSSAATSKSSSLGPSALKTIGNAASVKRKESSQSSAQSKEKKKKKSALDEIMEIEEEKKRTARTDHWLQPEIVVKIITKKLGEKYHKKKGIVKEVIDRYTAVVKMIDSGDKLKLDQTHLETVIPAPGKRILVLNGGYRGNEGTLESINEKTFSATIVIETGPLKGRRVEGIQYEDISKLA, from the exons ATGGGGAAGTCGGATTTCCTTACCCCTAAGGCCATCGCCAACAGGATCAAATCCAAGGGGCTGCAGAAGCTGCGCTGGTATTGCCAGATGTGCCAGAAGCAGTGCCGGGACGAG AATGGCTTTAAGTGTCACTGTATGTCCGAATCTCATCAGAGACAACTACTGCTGGCTTCAGAAAATCCCCAGCAGTTCATGGATTATTTTTCAGA GGAATTCCGAAATGACTTTCTAGAGCTTCTCAGGAGACGCTTTG GCACCAAGAGAGTTCACAACAACATCGTTTACAACGAATACATCAGCCACCGGGAGCACATCCACATGAACGCCACGCAGTGGGAGACGCTGACAGACTTCACCAAGTGGCTGGGCAGAGAGG GCTTGTGCAAAGTGGATGAGACACCAAAAGGCTGGTATATTCAGTATATAGACAGGGACCCAGAAACCATCCGCCGGCAGCTGGaactggagaaaaagaagaagcaggACCTTGATGATGAAGAAAAAACTGCCAAATTTATCCAAGAACAAGTGCGAAGAggcctggaagggaaagagcag gaagcccCTATTTTTACAGAATTAAGCAgagaaaatgatgaagaaaaag TTACATTTAATTTGAACAAAGGAGCATGTAGCTCAGCAGCAACATCTAAATCAAG TTCTTTGGGACCAAGTGCCCTGAAGACAATAGGAAATGCAGCATCAGTGAAGCGAAAGGAGTCTTCCCAGAGCTCAGCTCAGtcaaaggagaagaagaagaagaaatcagcGCTGGACGAGATCATGGAG ATTGAAGAGGAGAAGAAGAGAACTGCCCGAACAGACCACTGGCTCCAGCCC gAAATTGTAGTGAAAATTATAACCAAAAAACTTGGAGAGAAATATCATAAGAAAAAGGGCATTGTGAAG GAAGTAATTGACAGATACACAGCTGTTGTAAAGATGATTGACTCTGGAGACAAGCTGAAGCTCGACCAGACTCACTTAGAAACAGTAATTCCAGCACCAG GGAAAAGAATTCTTGTTTTGAATGGAGGCTACAGAGGCAATGAAGGCACCCTAGAATCCATCAATGAAAAGACGTTTTCAGCTACTATAGTCATTGAAACT GGACCTTTAAAAGGACGCAGAGTTGAAGGAATTCAATATGAAGACATTTCTAAACTTGCCTGA